A stretch of the Sorangium aterium genome encodes the following:
- the hprK gene encoding HPr(Ser) kinase/phosphatase, which yields MPPSTGGGRADRPVIAVRSLMADEGLGIDLTLIAGAAGLDRPIMNTRIQKSGLALVGHFHGIVPTRVQILGQTELSFLHKLSREDRLLSLRGFFELGLCCVIVTQGDQPFEANGSGIGFVPVPELAQCAEETGTPLLVSAVRSSATITALHALLDDRLAPRLRLHGVLVDVFGVGLLLMGSSAIGKSECALDLVMRGHRLVADDAVECDYRPPGMVFGAPAELLRYHLEVRGLGILNVKDLFGVTSIRERKRIDVVVKLVEWSKDTEYDRLGLDERYHTILGVKIRELVIPVRPGRDMASILEVAARNELLKNAGFHAAREFFGNVEGELLRERSPEESSIPPPARLAEEGASRSAAPPGPPRPPPPGRGVDAPNPPSSAFRPPADRGRPPPDRPSSGFSPTESSVSLPRPRRRG from the coding sequence ATGCCCCCCTCGACCGGCGGAGGGCGCGCGGACCGCCCCGTCATCGCGGTGCGGAGCCTGATGGCCGACGAGGGGCTCGGCATCGATCTCACGCTCATCGCCGGCGCCGCGGGCCTCGATCGGCCCATCATGAACACCCGCATCCAGAAGTCCGGGCTCGCGCTCGTCGGCCACTTCCACGGCATCGTGCCGACGCGGGTGCAGATCCTCGGGCAGACAGAGCTCTCGTTCCTCCACAAGCTCTCCCGCGAAGACCGGCTCCTGTCGCTGCGCGGCTTCTTCGAGCTCGGCCTGTGCTGCGTCATCGTCACGCAGGGCGATCAGCCGTTCGAGGCGAACGGCTCCGGCATCGGGTTCGTCCCTGTGCCTGAGCTCGCGCAGTGCGCCGAGGAGACCGGGACGCCGCTCCTCGTCTCGGCCGTGCGATCGAGCGCCACGATCACCGCGCTGCACGCGCTGCTCGACGATCGCCTGGCGCCGCGACTGCGCCTGCACGGCGTGCTCGTCGACGTCTTCGGCGTGGGCCTCCTTCTCATGGGGTCGAGCGCGATCGGCAAGAGCGAGTGCGCGCTCGATCTCGTGATGCGCGGCCACCGGCTCGTGGCCGACGACGCCGTGGAGTGCGATTACCGTCCTCCCGGCATGGTCTTCGGGGCCCCGGCGGAGCTCCTCCGGTACCACCTCGAGGTGCGTGGCCTCGGCATCCTCAACGTGAAGGACCTCTTCGGCGTCACGTCGATCCGCGAGCGCAAGCGGATCGACGTCGTGGTGAAGCTGGTCGAGTGGTCGAAGGACACCGAGTACGATCGGCTCGGGCTGGACGAGCGGTACCACACCATCCTCGGCGTGAAGATCCGGGAGCTCGTCATCCCCGTGCGCCCGGGCCGCGACATGGCGTCGATCCTCGAGGTCGCCGCCCGCAACGAGCTCCTGAAGAACGCCGGGTTCCACGCGGCCCGCGAGTTCTTCGGCAACGTCGAGGGCGAGCTGCTCCGCGAGCGCTCGCCGGAGGAGTCGTCGATCCCGCCGCCGGCGAGGCTCGCCGAGGAAGGCGCCTCGCGGAGCGCCGCGCCGCCCGGCCCGCCCCGGCCTCCGCCGCCCGGCCGCGGCGTGGACGCGCCGAACCCCCCGAGCAGCGCCTTCCGGCCGCCCGCGGATCGGGGCAGGCCGCCCCCCGATCGCCCGAGCTCCGGGTTCAGCCCCACGGAGTCGTCCGTGAGCCTGCCGCGGCCGAGGAGGCGAGGGTGA
- a CDS encoding isocitrate/isopropylmalate dehydrogenase family protein, with translation MTSQKHPATLIPGDGIGPEIVDATLRALDTLGAPFEWETCVAGMAGVKDAGDPLPRATLDSIHRTKLALKGPLETPIGGGYRSSNVRLRQEFKLFANVRPAKTLIPGGRYENIDIVLVRENLEGLYVGFEHYIPIGSDEQAVAIGSGVNTRVGSRRIAEFAYDYAEKHGRKKVTIVHKANIMKALTGIFLETSREVSKGYEGRVATDERIVDACAMQLVLNPWQFDVIVTTNLFGDILSDEIAGLVGGLGMAPGANIGQHAAIFEAVHGSAPDIAGKGVANPIALMLAAAMMLDHVDHRELAGRLRAGIDGALNLDGVRTRDLGGKADTKTLTDAIVARIKNG, from the coding sequence GTGACCTCACAGAAGCACCCTGCGACCCTCATCCCCGGCGACGGCATCGGCCCCGAGATCGTGGACGCGACGCTGCGCGCCCTCGACACGCTCGGCGCGCCTTTTGAATGGGAGACGTGCGTGGCCGGCATGGCCGGCGTCAAGGACGCCGGCGACCCGCTGCCGCGGGCCACGCTCGACAGCATTCACCGCACGAAGCTCGCGCTCAAGGGGCCGCTCGAGACGCCGATCGGCGGCGGGTACCGCTCGTCGAACGTGCGCCTGCGGCAGGAGTTCAAGCTCTTCGCCAACGTGCGCCCCGCGAAGACGCTCATCCCGGGCGGTCGCTACGAGAACATCGACATCGTGCTCGTTCGGGAGAACCTCGAGGGTCTCTACGTGGGCTTCGAGCACTACATCCCGATCGGCAGCGACGAGCAGGCGGTGGCGATCGGCTCCGGCGTGAACACCCGGGTCGGCTCGCGCCGCATCGCCGAGTTCGCCTACGACTACGCGGAGAAGCACGGCCGCAAGAAGGTCACCATCGTCCACAAGGCGAACATCATGAAGGCGCTCACGGGCATCTTCCTGGAGACGTCGCGCGAGGTGAGCAAGGGCTACGAGGGACGCGTGGCGACCGACGAGCGGATCGTGGACGCATGCGCGATGCAGCTCGTGCTGAACCCGTGGCAGTTCGATGTCATCGTCACGACGAACCTCTTCGGGGACATCCTCTCGGACGAGATCGCGGGCCTCGTCGGCGGCCTCGGCATGGCGCCGGGGGCGAACATCGGCCAGCACGCCGCGATCTTCGAGGCGGTGCACGGCTCGGCGCCGGACATCGCCGGCAAGGGCGTGGCGAACCCGATCGCGCTCATGCTCGCCGCCGCGATGATGCTTGACCACGTGGACCACCGGGAGCTCGCCGGCCGCCTGCGCGCGGGGATCGACGGGGCCCTGAACCTGGACGGGGTCCGCACCCGCGATCTCGGCGGCAAAGCGGACACGAAGACGCTCACCGACGCCATCGTGGCGCGTATCAAGAACGGCTGA
- the rapZ gene encoding RNase adapter RapZ — MSNAGDQQQHGLHGPDGAPGRVVVVTGLSGAGKSTALHALEDLGFFCVDNLPTSLVQPAVEACESGGITRIGLGIDVRVGSFLAGATAALDSIRNGRDVVILFLDASDETLLRRFSETRRPHPLTTGGSGAIAMLDGVLLERERLASLRARATIELDTTRLSTHDLRRVVIERLRPSKVEVPRMSTRFVSFGYKYGIPLDADLLFDVRFLDNPYFVHGLRELTGNDEPVREYILKNADALEFICRTEQLLSFCMPRYASEGKSYLTVGIGCTGGRHRSVVLTNALSDSLRRKTGLPITVVHRDVARVSASGVPSGVGEGMAGAPGVDLRLAQPGATPSEPRPASDTSVTGGER; from the coding sequence GTGAGCAACGCAGGCGATCAGCAGCAGCACGGCCTGCACGGGCCCGACGGCGCGCCGGGGCGCGTCGTCGTCGTCACGGGCCTCTCCGGCGCGGGCAAGTCGACGGCGCTCCACGCCCTGGAGGACCTCGGGTTCTTCTGCGTCGACAACCTGCCCACGTCGCTCGTGCAGCCGGCGGTCGAGGCGTGCGAGTCGGGCGGGATCACCCGGATCGGGCTCGGCATCGACGTCCGGGTGGGCTCCTTCCTGGCGGGCGCCACGGCGGCGCTCGACTCCATCCGGAACGGACGGGACGTGGTGATCCTCTTCCTCGACGCCTCGGACGAGACGCTGCTCCGGCGCTTCAGCGAGACGCGGCGCCCGCACCCGCTGACGACCGGCGGCAGCGGCGCCATCGCGATGCTCGACGGCGTCCTCCTCGAGCGCGAGCGGCTCGCGTCGTTGCGGGCCAGGGCGACCATCGAGCTCGACACGACCCGGCTGTCGACGCACGACCTGCGCCGCGTCGTCATCGAGCGGCTGCGCCCCTCGAAGGTCGAGGTGCCCCGGATGTCCACCCGGTTCGTCTCGTTCGGTTACAAGTACGGCATCCCGCTCGACGCCGATCTGCTCTTCGACGTCCGCTTCCTCGACAACCCGTATTTCGTCCACGGCCTCCGCGAGCTCACGGGGAACGACGAGCCGGTGCGGGAGTACATCCTGAAGAACGCGGATGCCCTCGAGTTCATCTGCAGGACAGAGCAGCTCCTCTCGTTCTGCATGCCGCGCTACGCCAGCGAAGGAAAGAGCTACCTCACCGTCGGCATCGGGTGCACCGGCGGTCGGCACCGCTCCGTCGTGCTCACCAACGCGCTCAGCGACAGCCTGCGGCGGAAGACGGGGCTGCCCATCACGGTCGTGCACCGGGACGTCGCCCGGGTGAGCGCGAGTGGTGTACCCTCGGGGGTGGGAGAGGGCATGGCCGGGGCGCCCGGCGTGGATCTCCGGCTGGCGCAGCCGGGAGCGACCCCGTCGGAGCCTCGCCCGGCGTCGGACACGAGCGTGACGGGGGGCGAGCGGTGA
- a CDS encoding sigma-70 domain-containing protein yields the protein MPPVIDDMIQELLTRHRSTGRVDLNDIAEVVDRRAVSYEEVEYIIDRLESEGLRVAEPLDPGDVEVLRAVLASARRLAAELGRTPTIGEIALASGQAPHTVRRALEQAGRAKAC from the coding sequence GTGCCGCCTGTCATCGACGACATGATCCAGGAGCTCCTTACACGCCATAGGTCGACCGGTCGGGTGGACCTCAACGACATCGCCGAAGTCGTCGACCGGCGGGCGGTCTCGTACGAGGAGGTGGAGTACATCATCGACCGGCTGGAGTCGGAGGGCCTCCGCGTCGCCGAGCCGCTCGATCCGGGCGATGTCGAGGTGCTCCGGGCCGTCCTCGCGAGCGCGAGGCGGCTCGCGGCCGAGCTCGGGCGCACACCCACGATCGGCGAGATCGCGCTGGCCTCGGGCCAGGCCCCGCACACGGTGCGCCGGGCGCTGGAACAAGCGGGGCGTGCCAAGGCTTGTTGA
- the hpf gene encoding ribosome hibernation-promoting factor, HPF/YfiA family: MNITITFRHMVGTDAVKKYAHEKVAKLQKFLRQAMTAQVTLSVEGLTHVADVRISSGSLAFHATERGEDMYASIDTVHDKLERQIRDGKGHTMARKRGATSAGEYAVEVEREAVASAGRTRS, from the coding sequence ATGAACATCACGATCACGTTCCGGCATATGGTGGGTACCGACGCCGTGAAGAAGTACGCCCACGAGAAGGTGGCCAAGCTCCAGAAGTTCCTTAGGCAGGCGATGACGGCGCAGGTCACCCTCTCCGTAGAGGGTCTGACGCATGTCGCCGACGTTCGCATCTCCTCCGGCAGTCTAGCCTTCCATGCGACCGAACGGGGTGAGGACATGTACGCGTCGATCGACACGGTCCACGACAAGCTCGAGCGGCAGATCCGCGATGGAAAGGGACACACCATGGCGCGGAAGCGCGGCGCGACGAGCGCCGGCGAGTACGCCGTGGAGGTGGAGCGCGAAGCGGTGGCCTCGGCGGGGCGCACCCGATCGTAA
- a CDS encoding serine/threonine-protein kinase — MICPRCHRAYTDRSYGFCPDDGARLVQSLSAAPPAQPTRQFGAILEDRYVIQGFIGAGGMSRVYLAADSRTKEQVAIKILNRSFAADRAQRERFLRELEVAAELGHPNIVRVLDAGERKDGSPFIVLELLTGESLGVLLRREVAVSEAVALPLIRQAASALALAHAAGVIHRDVKPDNLFLVRSPGGPRVLKMMDFGFAKLKTGPTTAAGLVLGTVPYMAPEQALADPIDGRTDVYALGVTMFRMLAGLLPFSSPDDVVVVAQHACTPAPRLSTIRPGIDRRIEALVATALRKAPENRYDSMQSLLEDVERILGVRPGEPIGVPLRKTPDVYEPVNRAAREALKFLRRQLP, encoded by the coding sequence ATGATTTGCCCGCGCTGCCACCGCGCGTACACCGATCGCTCGTACGGCTTCTGCCCCGACGACGGCGCGCGCCTCGTCCAGTCGCTGTCGGCCGCGCCGCCCGCGCAGCCGACGCGGCAGTTCGGCGCCATCCTCGAGGATCGCTATGTGATCCAGGGCTTCATCGGCGCCGGCGGCATGTCGCGCGTGTACCTCGCGGCGGACAGCCGCACGAAGGAGCAGGTCGCGATCAAGATCCTGAACCGCAGCTTCGCCGCCGATCGGGCCCAGCGCGAGCGGTTCCTCCGCGAGCTCGAGGTGGCGGCCGAGCTCGGGCACCCCAACATCGTCCGGGTGCTCGACGCGGGCGAGCGCAAGGACGGGTCCCCGTTCATCGTGCTCGAGCTGCTCACCGGCGAGTCGCTCGGCGTCCTGCTCCGCCGCGAGGTGGCCGTGAGCGAGGCGGTCGCGCTTCCGCTGATACGGCAGGCGGCGTCGGCGCTCGCCCTGGCGCACGCGGCCGGCGTCATCCACCGCGACGTGAAGCCGGACAACCTGTTCCTCGTCCGCTCCCCGGGCGGCCCGCGCGTGCTCAAGATGATGGATTTCGGCTTCGCGAAGCTGAAGACGGGCCCCACCACCGCCGCCGGTCTCGTGCTGGGCACCGTCCCCTACATGGCCCCGGAGCAGGCCCTCGCCGATCCCATCGACGGCCGCACCGACGTCTATGCCCTCGGCGTCACCATGTTCCGCATGCTCGCCGGCCTGCTGCCGTTCTCCTCGCCGGACGACGTGGTGGTCGTCGCCCAGCACGCCTGCACGCCGGCCCCCCGGCTCAGCACGATCCGGCCCGGCATCGATCGGCGCATCGAGGCGCTGGTCGCCACCGCGCTCCGCAAGGCCCCCGAGAACCGCTACGACTCGATGCAATCGCTCCTGGAGGACGTCGAGAGAATCCTCGGCGTCCGCCCCGGCGAGCCGATCGGTGTGCCGCTCAGGAAGACCCCGGACGTCTACGAGCCGGTGAACCGCGCCGCCCGGGAGGCGCTCAAGTTCCTGCGGCGCCAGCTGCCCTGA
- a CDS encoding oxygenase MpaB family protein, translated as MRWAPPESRSRYAIRDHIEANLDPVKDHQEIAFLSTCYDFSWDTQHALELALFRVFGIAKGTPLLVQTGELLQRTQKRYDDTVLILSEMLENGYDSDRGRAALRRMNRQHGRYAIPNDEYLYTLSTFIFEPIRWNERFAWRALLEKEKLAAYHYWKQVGGLMNIKDIPPSYEAFERFNLDYEAEHLRFSEDNRRLAVATRDLVLGWALPRALWPLGAPVLHAMIDDRMLDAVGLPRPPPGLRGLVQAALRARGPLLRAMPRRRSPRLLTRLRNRTYPDGYRIEDLGAR; from the coding sequence ATGCGCTGGGCCCCTCCCGAATCGCGATCGCGTTATGCGATCCGCGACCATATCGAAGCAAACCTGGATCCGGTCAAGGATCATCAGGAGATTGCATTTCTCTCGACGTGCTATGATTTCTCTTGGGACACGCAGCACGCCCTCGAGCTCGCGCTGTTCCGTGTGTTCGGGATCGCCAAGGGCACACCGCTCCTGGTGCAGACAGGGGAGCTCCTCCAGCGCACCCAGAAGCGCTACGACGACACGGTCCTCATCCTCTCCGAGATGCTGGAGAACGGATACGACAGCGACCGCGGCCGGGCGGCGCTGCGGCGCATGAACCGGCAGCACGGGCGTTACGCCATCCCGAACGACGAGTACCTGTACACGTTGTCGACGTTCATCTTCGAGCCCATCCGCTGGAACGAGCGCTTCGCCTGGCGCGCGCTGCTCGAAAAGGAGAAGCTCGCGGCGTACCACTACTGGAAGCAGGTCGGGGGGCTGATGAACATCAAGGATATCCCGCCGAGCTACGAGGCGTTCGAGCGGTTCAACCTCGATTACGAGGCGGAGCACCTGCGGTTCTCGGAGGACAACCGGAGGCTCGCCGTCGCGACGCGGGACCTCGTGCTGGGCTGGGCGCTGCCGAGAGCGCTATGGCCGCTCGGGGCGCCGGTCCTCCACGCGATGATCGACGATCGCATGCTCGACGCCGTCGGGCTGCCGCGGCCTCCGCCCGGGCTGCGCGGCCTCGTGCAGGCGGCGCTCCGCGCGCGCGGCCCGCTCTTGCGGGCCATGCCGCGCCGGCGCTCGCCGCGCCTGCTCACTCGGCTGAGGAACCGCACGTACCCGGACGGCTACCGTATCGAGGATCTCGGCGCGCGGTGA
- a CDS encoding PTS sugar transporter subunit IIA — MQVRDILTAHQVSVASEQEGVVRSKADALRRLAALLATGQPGVKADDIERVLGERERLQSTGVGSGVAIPHGAMEGVDRLIGAVLICPKPIDFDAIDGAPVSILVAVIGPKRATGEHLKTLARISRLLRDESFRRRLLGASTGRAAFELIAAEEGRSVS, encoded by the coding sequence ATGCAAGTCCGCGACATCTTGACCGCGCACCAGGTATCCGTCGCCAGCGAGCAGGAGGGGGTCGTCCGCTCGAAGGCGGACGCGCTCCGCCGGCTCGCCGCCCTGCTCGCGACAGGACAGCCGGGGGTCAAGGCCGACGACATCGAGCGGGTGCTCGGCGAGCGCGAGCGCCTGCAGTCCACCGGCGTCGGCAGCGGCGTGGCCATCCCCCACGGCGCGATGGAGGGCGTCGATCGGCTGATCGGCGCGGTCCTGATCTGCCCGAAGCCGATCGACTTCGACGCGATCGACGGGGCGCCGGTGTCGATCCTCGTGGCCGTGATCGGGCCGAAGCGCGCTACGGGCGAGCACCTGAAGACGCTGGCGCGCATCTCCCGTCTGCTGCGGGACGAAAGCTTCAGGCGGCGCCTGCTCGGCGCCTCGACCGGGCGCGCGGCGTTCGAGCTCATCGCCGCCGAGGAAGGGAGGTCGGTGTCATGA